The genomic interval GACCGGGGATCCCGCCACTGGAGGTCACGGTTCTTGACGGAATCCCCGGCCCTTTCCCCGGGTGCCCCGCGACTCCTCGCCCATGCCCGCCCTGCTCACTCGTCCTGAGGTGGCAGGCATGCTCATGACCTGCGGGTGGGCCGCGACGACGCATCGTCGCGGCCCACCCGCAGGTCATGAGCGTTCTATTCAATCAGTGGTTTTCACCAGCGATACCAGCGGCCTCGCTTGCCATTTGCCGTCGGCCGGATCACGAAACCAAGCAGCCAGACCACCAGCACGATGATGGCGATCCACCACAGTGCCTTCAGTGCGAAACCCGCGCCGAAGAGAATCAGGGCGAGCAGAAGAACGAGAAGAATGGGAACCATGATTATCAACCTCCGAGACACCCTGTGCCCCCAAAGCCTGACTTCACTCCCCCCGGTCTTACAGAAATCTTATGGGAGCAACCGCACCGACTAGCGCCAAGGATCGAGGGCGTGCTTGCCGTGGGTGGCACCGTCCTCGAGTTGGCGTAGCACCTCGGGTCCTTCGGACAGAGGATGAACCTGGGGGGTGCCCGGCGGATAGACGCCGTGGGAGACGAGTGCCTCGATCTCGGCGAGCAGCGACTGATACAGGGCCGGGGCCTGGGCCGCGAGCGCGCCGATGTGCAGGCCCTTGATCGCCGCGTGGTGGGTGAAGACCAGGTCGTGCGTGGTGACGGCGGCATCGCCGGAGGCGGCGCCCAGGACGACGATGCGGCCCGTGAAGGGTTTGGCGACCGCGAGGCTGGTGGCGAACGTGGCCTTGCCCACCGATTCCAGGACCAGGTCGACCCCGGCCCCGTCGGTCAGCCGGGTGATCACCTCAGCCAGATCGGGCCGGCGGCTGTCCAGGACCTCGTCGGCACCGAGTGCTGTGACGGCGGGATGCTTGGCCGGGGAAGCCGTGGCGATCACGCGGGCGCCGTAGTGCCGGGCGAGGCGGACCGCAGCCTGTCCCACACCCCCGGCAGCGGCATGCAGGAGCACCACCTCGCCGGCCTCGATCTCACCCAGCGGTTTCAACGCCGCCAGCGCGGTGGCCCAGTTCAGCACCATGCCGATCGCTTCGGCGTCACTCCAGCCGGTCGGAACAGGCAGGACGCCGGCAGCCGGCATCGTCATGTACTGCGCGAAGGCCCCCGGGCCGGCTCCGATGACATGGGTGCCGAGCGGCAACGGACGCTCGACGTCCGCGCCGGTTCCGACGATCTCTCCAGCGGCTTCGAAGCCCGCCGCGTAGGGTGCCTGCGGCCCTCCGCCATAGGTGCCACGGGTCTGCATGACGTCGGCGAAGTTGACCCCGGCCGCCCCGACACGGATCAGGTATTCACCCGGCCCTGGGGAGGGGCGACGGTGACCGGTGGTGAGGGCCAGGTCTTTCGGCCCTCGGTGGGATTGCTGGATGAGGGCTCGCATCGTCTGGTCAGCGGTCTGCTGCCGCTCGTTGATCTCCATGCGCCACAACGTAGGAACCTGACACATGTGTCAAGGTCAAGCAGCTCTCAGGGACCGGTGCGACGGGCCTCCCGAAGGTAGGTGTCCAGAGCCGCCTGCTGATCGCTGAGAGCGGCGATGTGCGCCGCGAGCCGATCCCGATAGTCCTGCACCTCGTGCAGGAACTCCGCGCACACCGCCTTGGGCCCGTCGGCGGTTCCGTCGGTGAGGCCCGGCAGGACTTCCCTGATCAACCGCACCGGCAGCCCGGACTCCAGCAGCGACCGTATGACGAGCACCCGGTCGATCGTGGACCGGCAGTAGTCGCGGAACCCGTTGCTGAACCGTCCGGGGACGATCAGGCCCTCGTCCTCGTAGTGCCGCAGCGACCGCGCACTCACCCCGCTGGCTCTGGAAGCCTCGCTGATCTTCATGCCTACAGCCAACGTCCGGCCGCACCGCGATCTTCCGGCAACTCGCTGCCGCGGGCGGCGAAATTGGGCTGCGTGCGCCTTTGCGGCTTCGCATACTGGCGGTCTCCGACCCCCGAAATTCGAAGGAACGTTCCCGCGTGCAGGCTGCCGTCACCGTCACTCCCGCTCAGATTCCCGAACTGCTGCTGGGCCTCGCCACCGTGCGGCCCGTGTTCCTGTGGGGTGCGCCCGGGATCGGCAAGTCGTCGCTCGTACGGAAGTTCGCCGAGTCCCTGGGGCTGGAGTGCGTCAGCCTCCTCGGGACGCAGCTCGCGCCGGAGGATCTGATCGGGGTGCCCCAGATCCGTGACGGGCGGTCCGTGTTCTGCCCGCCGGAGTCCATCGCCCGGGACGAGCCGTACTGCCTGTTCCTGGACGAGCTCAACGCGGCGACGCCCGATGTGCAGAAGGCCTTCTACTCGCTGATCCTGGACCGGCGCATCGGGTCGTACGAGCTGCCCGCCGGTTCGATCGTCATCGGGGCCGGCAACCGTGCCACGGACAACGCGCTGGCGCGGCCCATCGCCTCCGCCCTGGTCAACCGGCTCACCCATGTCCACCTCCGGGCCTCGGCGGCGGACTGGCTGGTGTGGGCGGGCGAGAACGGGGTCCATCCGTGGGTGACGGACTACCTCGTGGACCGCCCCGACCACCTGTGGTCGCAGCCGCCCAAGACCGAGGAGCCGTTCTCCACGCCCCGGTCCTGGCACATGCTCTCGGACGCCCTGCACTCCTTCGGGCCGGAGATCGACGAGGAGACCCTGAAGGTCGTGGTGCACGGCACGCTGACGCCCGCTCATGCCG from Streptomyces drozdowiczii carries:
- a CDS encoding hydrophobic protein, which codes for MVPILLVLLLALILFGAGFALKALWWIAIIVLVVWLLGFVIRPTANGKRGRWYRW
- a CDS encoding zinc-binding dehydrogenase, producing the protein MEINERQQTADQTMRALIQQSHRGPKDLALTTGHRRPSPGPGEYLIRVGAAGVNFADVMQTRGTYGGGPQAPYAAGFEAAGEIVGTGADVERPLPLGTHVIGAGPGAFAQYMTMPAAGVLPVPTGWSDAEAIGMVLNWATALAALKPLGEIEAGEVVLLHAAAGGVGQAAVRLARHYGARVIATASPAKHPAVTALGADEVLDSRRPDLAEVITRLTDGAGVDLVLESVGKATFATSLAVAKPFTGRIVVLGAASGDAAVTTHDLVFTHHAAIKGLHIGALAAQAPALYQSLLAEIEALVSHGVYPPGTPQVHPLSEGPEVLRQLEDGATHGKHALDPWR
- a CDS encoding MerR family transcriptional regulator, which gives rise to MKISEASRASGVSARSLRHYEDEGLIVPGRFSNGFRDYCRSTIDRVLVIRSLLESGLPVRLIREVLPGLTDGTADGPKAVCAEFLHEVQDYRDRLAAHIAALSDQQAALDTYLREARRTGP
- a CDS encoding ATP-binding protein, which codes for MQAAVTVTPAQIPELLLGLATVRPVFLWGAPGIGKSSLVRKFAESLGLECVSLLGTQLAPEDLIGVPQIRDGRSVFCPPESIARDEPYCLFLDELNAATPDVQKAFYSLILDRRIGSYELPAGSIVIGAGNRATDNALARPIASALVNRLTHVHLRASAADWLVWAGENGVHPWVTDYLVDRPDHLWSQPPKTEEPFSTPRSWHMLSDALHSFGPEIDEETLKVVVHGTLTPAHAVSFCGYAKIVRHAFGIEAILKGDASWPGRPEDRDLLYYLADAFRGRLVKELPRRKEHVSPSLRQTAYRAKSLLVQLAEISVEVAQTVIADDADGLPVLPAWFLVDAARDMPRLVEARR